In Tolypothrix sp. NIES-4075, the following proteins share a genomic window:
- a CDS encoding Sll0314/Alr1548 family TPR repeat-containing protein, with protein MTKWFYVPQKIVSSLLGRLAQASFAVAIALMWLNPSLAADPFRTNDQRKIGDKTEAAFKAIFQQGNYKEAELYLQQAESSEPNEPLAYAMKASLAYANKDLSALDTYSKKTLETGQNLIAVDPLRGNLYTAVGHFLEGAVILQRQGTVSGAPQALTRLRQVYQYLDKAEAVSANDPELNLIKGYMDLMLAVNLPFANPEQAIERLEKNAAPQYLANRGVALAYRDLKQYSQALEYANRALKTTSDNPEMYYLKGQILQEQGKKEKSKPMIQEAIANFDKALAKKSQLPAGLVKQIERERRSATNRLNNTGS; from the coding sequence AAAAATAGTGTCATCCTTACTTGGTCGGCTGGCTCAAGCAAGTTTTGCAGTAGCGATCGCCCTCATGTGGCTAAATCCATCTTTAGCTGCCGATCCTTTTCGTACTAACGACCAAAGGAAAATTGGCGACAAGACAGAAGCAGCTTTTAAGGCAATTTTCCAACAAGGTAACTACAAAGAGGCAGAGCTTTACTTACAACAAGCCGAATCTAGTGAACCAAATGAACCACTAGCTTATGCGATGAAGGCATCTTTAGCATACGCTAATAAAGATTTGTCTGCTTTAGACACATACAGTAAGAAAACACTGGAAACCGGACAAAATCTGATTGCTGTAGACCCATTGCGTGGCAATTTATACACTGCTGTCGGTCATTTTTTAGAAGGTGCGGTAATTCTCCAGCGTCAGGGTACAGTTAGCGGGGCGCCGCAAGCTTTGACTCGGTTGCGACAAGTTTATCAATATTTAGACAAAGCAGAAGCCGTTTCTGCCAACGATCCAGAACTGAATTTAATTAAGGGCTATATGGATTTGATGCTAGCCGTTAATCTACCTTTTGCCAATCCAGAGCAAGCGATTGAACGCTTAGAAAAAAATGCCGCTCCTCAATATTTAGCCAATCGCGGTGTTGCTCTTGCCTACCGGGACTTAAAACAGTACTCTCAAGCACTAGAGTATGCAAATCGAGCGCTGAAAACAACATCTGATAACCCGGAGATGTATTATCTAAAAGGGCAAATCCTCCAAGAACAGGGGAAAAAAGAAAAAAGCAAGCCAATGATACAAGAAGCGATCGCTAATTTTGACAAAGCACTAGCAAAAAAATCCCAACTTCCAGCTGGTTTAGTCAAACAGATTGAACGCGAACGTCGTAGTGCTACAAACCGCCTAAATAATACTGGAAGCTAA
- a CDS encoding NUDIX hydrolase has product MHKPGEIRVLALGLIRQGDNAKRTQGERTFISQGYDPVKQQTFYRAMGGGVDFGETSLEALQREFQEEIQAELTNIHYLGCIENIFTFNGKQGHEILQIYQCDFVDPKFYQLENLVFAEGERQKTALWVEISRFKSGELKLVPEQFLEYL; this is encoded by the coding sequence ATGCATAAACCAGGTGAAATTCGCGTTTTAGCTTTGGGACTAATTCGACAAGGCGATAACGCAAAGCGTACGCAGGGCGAACGTACTTTTATTTCCCAAGGCTACGATCCAGTTAAGCAACAAACTTTTTACCGCGCAATGGGTGGTGGTGTTGACTTTGGGGAAACCAGTTTAGAAGCACTTCAGCGAGAATTTCAAGAAGAAATCCAAGCGGAATTAACCAACATTCATTACTTGGGTTGTATAGAAAATATTTTCACTTTTAACGGTAAACAAGGTCACGAAATCTTGCAAATATATCAATGTGATTTTGTCGATCCCAAGTTTTATCAACTGGAAAATTTAGTCTTTGCTGAAGGTGAAAGACAAAAAACAGCGCTTTGGGTAGAAATTAGTCGTTTTAAATCAGGAGAATTAAAGTTAGTACCGGAGCAGTTTTTAGAGTATTTATAA
- a CDS encoding NUDIX hydrolase — translation MKQPSKIQVKVFGLIRDKEKLFVSEDYDSVKQEKYYRALGGSIEFGETSHAALQREFQEEIQAKLTNIRYLGSLENLFTYEGKSGHEIVQVYECDFVDSKFYQLEKLVFFEADNSQHQAMWIDIYRFKSGELRLVPEQFGDYL, via the coding sequence ATGAAGCAACCAAGCAAAATACAAGTGAAAGTATTTGGCTTAATTCGAGATAAAGAAAAGCTTTTTGTTTCTGAAGACTACGATAGCGTGAAGCAAGAAAAATATTACCGCGCTTTAGGTGGTAGTATTGAATTTGGTGAAACTAGCCACGCAGCCCTACAAAGAGAGTTTCAAGAAGAAATTCAAGCAAAATTAACCAATATTCGCTATCTGGGTAGTTTGGAAAACCTATTTACTTATGAAGGTAAATCAGGACACGAAATTGTTCAAGTTTATGAATGTGATTTTGTCGATTCTAAATTTTATCAACTGGAAAAATTAGTTTTTTTTGAAGCCGATAATTCTCAACATCAAGCGATGTGGATAGATATTTATCGCTTCAAATCAGGTGAGTTGAGACTAGTACCTGAGCAGTTTGGCGATTATTTGTAA
- a CDS encoding small RNA NsiR4-regulated ssr1528 family protein codes for MPAEINPGNQTTTGADAIDEAIAQGIDFDGSPIPPAKLELYTEVMALEANRQRSGVSNTMRSRIVRIGAKHIPQAELDKKLVDAGFAPLKEKEIAFFYGGK; via the coding sequence ATGCCTGCTGAAATTAACCCAGGAAATCAAACTACCACAGGTGCAGATGCGATTGATGAAGCGATCGCCCAAGGAATTGATTTTGACGGTTCGCCGATTCCCCCTGCCAAGTTAGAACTGTACACCGAAGTTATGGCGCTAGAGGCAAATAGACAGCGCAGTGGCGTATCTAATACAATGCGATCGCGCATCGTCCGAATTGGCGCAAAACACATTCCCCAAGCAGAACTCGATAAAAAGCTTGTAGACGCTGGTTTTGCTCCTCTGAAAGAGAAAGAAATTGCCTTTTTCTATGGCGGTAAGTGA
- a CDS encoding DUF3531 family protein, translating to MHIQFREFNPFDVWIWLCFTTIPSEREKQYVEEVFNSWFYLGKLGAFNAENLQVQETGLELSYMNYDSKGYDKSLLALMHNMGEFEYQGTWARCWFDLGTSDAIALDILINSLTQLSEEYVTIEQLYIGGENDDWSVEDSESNQFSSHNN from the coding sequence ATGCATATTCAATTTCGCGAATTTAATCCTTTTGATGTTTGGATTTGGCTATGTTTCACTACAATTCCCTCTGAACGAGAAAAGCAGTATGTAGAAGAAGTTTTCAATTCTTGGTTTTATTTAGGCAAATTAGGTGCATTTAATGCCGAAAATCTTCAAGTACAGGAAACGGGACTTGAGCTAAGTTATATGAATTATGATTCCAAAGGTTATGACAAAAGCTTGTTAGCGCTGATGCATAATATGGGTGAGTTTGAATATCAAGGAACCTGGGCACGTTGTTGGTTTGATTTGGGAACTAGTGATGCGATCGCTCTCGATATTTTAATTAATTCTCTCACACAATTGAGTGAGGAATATGTCACCATTGAGCAATTATATATCGGTGGCGAAAATGATGATTGGTCTGTGGAAGATAGCGAGAGTAATCAATTTTCGTCGCATAATAATTAA